In Streptomyces sp. SN-593, a single genomic region encodes these proteins:
- a CDS encoding pseudouridine synthase produces the protein MRSSDRNSGGNRKPRGGSGGGGSAGRSAGGSAGGRRGDQPERPRKPRPEERRYDVGGTGQSGANKPGGMPRTKDAGGAKPGARPTGNRGRKPVPARPRELDAQIEQRNRERHNKPQVKTPKTFPGAEQEGERLQKVLARAGMGSRRACEELIEQHRVEVNGEIVTEQGMRVDPDRDEVKVDGLTVATQSYLFFALNKPAGVVSTMEDPDGRQCLGDYVTNRDTRLFHVGRLDTETEGLILLTNHGELAHRLTHPRYGVQKTYLAAIQGPLPRDLGKQLKSGIELEDGWARADHFRIVHNTGKNYLVEVTLHEGRKHIVRRMLAEAGFPVDKLVRTSFGPIPLGDQKSGWLRRLTNTEVGMLMREVDL, from the coding sequence ATGCGAAGCAGCGACAGGAACAGCGGCGGCAACCGGAAACCCCGCGGCGGCAGTGGCGGTGGCGGCTCCGCCGGCCGTTCCGCCGGCGGTTCTGCGGGCGGCCGGCGCGGCGACCAGCCGGAGCGCCCCCGCAAGCCGCGTCCGGAGGAGCGCCGCTACGACGTCGGCGGCACCGGGCAGTCCGGTGCGAACAAGCCCGGCGGCATGCCCCGTACCAAGGACGCGGGCGGTGCGAAGCCCGGCGCCCGGCCGACCGGCAACCGCGGCCGCAAGCCGGTCCCGGCGCGGCCGCGCGAGCTCGACGCCCAGATCGAGCAGCGCAACCGCGAGCGCCACAACAAGCCGCAGGTCAAGACGCCCAAGACGTTCCCCGGCGCCGAGCAGGAGGGCGAGCGGCTGCAGAAGGTGCTGGCCAGGGCCGGCATGGGGTCGCGCCGGGCGTGCGAGGAGCTGATCGAGCAGCACCGCGTCGAGGTGAACGGCGAGATCGTCACCGAGCAGGGCATGCGGGTCGACCCCGACCGCGACGAGGTGAAGGTCGACGGGCTCACCGTCGCCACGCAGTCGTACCTGTTCTTCGCGCTGAACAAGCCGGCCGGCGTCGTGTCCACGATGGAGGACCCCGACGGGCGGCAGTGCCTCGGGGACTACGTCACCAACCGCGACACCCGGCTCTTCCACGTCGGCCGGCTCGACACCGAGACCGAGGGCCTGATCCTGCTCACCAACCACGGCGAGCTGGCCCACCGGCTGACCCACCCGCGCTACGGCGTGCAGAAGACCTACCTCGCCGCGATCCAGGGCCCGTTGCCCCGCGACCTGGGCAAGCAGCTCAAGAGCGGCATCGAGCTGGAGGACGGCTGGGCGCGCGCCGACCACTTCCGGATCGTGCACAACACCGGCAAGAACTACCTGGTCGAGGTGACCCTCCACGAGGGCCGCAAGCACATCGTGCGCCGCATGCTGGCCGAGGCGGGCTTCCCCGTCGACAAGCTGGTGCGCACCAGCTTCGGGCCGATCCCGCTCGGCGACCAGAAGTCCGGCTGGCTGCGCCGCCTCACCAACACCGAGGTCGGGATGCTGATGCGCGAGGTCGACCTCTAG
- a CDS encoding segregation and condensation protein A, protein MPTSPATPRRSLGRGAAAAVAASEPEAAPEPRSAAEGEPEPAAAAEPAAPEHASVPEHGSVPETAAEGAEAGPGDAAEPGGAPEDAEPGATEPGDAEPGGSGDRFTVRLANFEGPFDLLLQLIAKHRLDVTEIALSKVTNEFMAHLRSMGADWDLDQTTEFLVVAATLLDLKAARLLPAAEVEDEADLALLEARDLLFARLLQYRAYKQIAAIFAERLEQEALRHPRTVGLEPQHAELLPEVVLGIGPERFARLAVKAMQPKPRPQVYVDHIHAPLVSVREQAEHVIALLRERGAASFGELTADAADTLTVVARFLALLELYREKAVALDQEEALGVLQVRWTGATEDTAPLVTDEFDQEAAPAPGRPGGARTGSGPAGTGAPAGGVPTGGGSSAGDTDDPGAAGKGEQ, encoded by the coding sequence ATGCCTACCTCACCCGCCACCCCCCGCCGCAGCCTCGGACGCGGCGCCGCCGCCGCCGTCGCGGCGTCGGAGCCGGAGGCCGCCCCGGAACCGCGGTCCGCCGCGGAAGGGGAGCCGGAGCCTGCCGCGGCAGCGGAGCCGGCGGCCCCGGAACATGCGTCGGTGCCGGAGCATGGGTCCGTGCCGGAAACGGCGGCGGAGGGCGCCGAGGCCGGCCCGGGAGACGCGGCAGAACCCGGGGGAGCACCCGAGGACGCCGAACCCGGGGCCACCGAACCCGGGGACGCCGAACCCGGGGGGAGCGGCGACCGGTTCACCGTCCGGCTCGCCAACTTCGAGGGGCCGTTCGACCTGCTGCTCCAACTGATCGCCAAGCACCGCCTCGACGTGACCGAGATCGCCCTGTCGAAGGTCACCAACGAGTTCATGGCGCACCTCCGCTCCATGGGCGCGGACTGGGATCTCGACCAGACCACGGAGTTCCTGGTGGTCGCGGCCACGCTGCTGGACCTCAAGGCGGCCCGGCTGCTGCCCGCGGCCGAGGTGGAGGACGAGGCGGACCTCGCCCTGCTGGAGGCGCGCGACCTGCTGTTCGCCCGGCTGCTCCAGTACCGCGCGTACAAGCAGATCGCCGCGATCTTCGCGGAGCGGCTGGAGCAGGAGGCGCTGCGCCACCCGCGCACCGTCGGACTGGAGCCCCAGCACGCGGAGTTGCTGCCGGAGGTGGTGCTGGGCATCGGTCCCGAGCGGTTCGCCCGGCTCGCGGTCAAGGCGATGCAGCCCAAGCCGAGGCCGCAGGTGTACGTGGACCACATCCACGCGCCGCTGGTGAGCGTGCGCGAACAGGCCGAGCACGTGATCGCGCTGCTGCGCGAGCGCGGTGCGGCGAGCTTCGGGGAGCTGACCGCCGACGCGGCGGACACCCTCACGGTCGTGGCGCGCTTCCTGGCGCTGCTGGAGCTGTACCGGGAGAAGGCGGTCGCGCTGGACCAGGAGGAGGCGCTCGGCGTGCTCCAGGTGCGGTGGACGGGCGCCACCGAGGACACGGCGCCGCTGGTGACCGACGAGTTCGACCAGGAGGCCGCCCCGGCGCCCGGCCGCCCCGGTGGCGCGCGTACCGGAAGCGGTCCGGCCGGCACGGGCGCGCCTGCCGGAGGCGTGCCCACCGGGGGCGGCTCGTCCGCCGGTGACACCGACGACCCCGGCGCGGCCGGGAAGGGAGAGCAGTGA
- a CDS encoding ParA family protein: MNESTFAPGGGQPGTTVGSVAVRTFDSRRPETTTTETIPGYAMAPYDDDHDLQDGQFYDPDAEYEPDPEYAATLAPDAARQRRERVGPTGRPLPYFPIPNPLTDHGPAKIIAMCNQKGGVGKTTSTINLGAALAEYGRRVLLVDFDPQGALSVGLGVNPMELDITVYNLLMERGLAADEVLLKTAVPGMDLLPSNIDLSAAEVQLVSEVARESALQRALKPLMSDYDYIVIDCQPSLGLLTVNALTAAHSVIVPLECEFFALRGVALLTETIEKVRERLNPELELDGILATMYDSRTVHSREVLARVVEAFDDHVFHTVIGRTVRFPETTVAGEPITTYASNSVGAAAYRQLAREVLARCHAE, translated from the coding sequence GTGAATGAGTCGACATTTGCTCCCGGGGGTGGTCAACCAGGAACGACCGTCGGTTCCGTTGCGGTCCGTACCTTCGATTCCCGCCGGCCCGAGACGACGACCACGGAGACAATCCCCGGTTACGCCATGGCTCCTTACGACGACGACCACGACCTGCAAGACGGTCAGTTCTACGACCCGGACGCCGAATACGAGCCGGACCCGGAGTACGCTGCCACGCTCGCGCCGGACGCCGCCCGCCAGCGCCGCGAGCGCGTCGGCCCCACCGGCCGCCCGTTGCCGTACTTCCCGATCCCGAACCCGCTCACCGACCACGGGCCGGCGAAGATCATCGCGATGTGCAACCAGAAGGGCGGGGTCGGCAAGACCACCTCGACCATCAACCTGGGTGCCGCGCTCGCCGAGTACGGCCGCCGGGTGCTGCTCGTCGACTTCGACCCGCAGGGCGCCCTGTCGGTCGGCCTCGGGGTCAACCCGATGGAACTCGACATCACCGTCTACAACCTGCTGATGGAACGCGGGCTGGCCGCCGACGAGGTGCTGCTGAAGACCGCGGTCCCCGGCATGGACCTGCTGCCGAGCAACATCGACCTGTCCGCCGCCGAGGTGCAGCTCGTCAGCGAGGTGGCCCGCGAGTCCGCGCTGCAGCGCGCCCTCAAGCCGCTGATGTCCGACTACGACTACATCGTCATCGACTGCCAGCCGTCGCTGGGCCTACTCACCGTCAACGCCCTCACCGCGGCGCACTCGGTGATCGTGCCGCTGGAGTGCGAGTTCTTCGCGCTGCGCGGGGTCGCGCTGCTCACCGAGACCATCGAGAAGGTCCGCGAGCGGCTCAACCCCGAGCTGGAGCTCGACGGCATCCTCGCCACCATGTACGACTCGCGCACCGTGCACAGCCGCGAGGTGCTGGCCCGGGTGGTCGAGGCATTCGACGACCACGTCTTCCACACCGTCATCGGCCGTACCGTGCGCTTCCCGGAGACCACCGTGGCCGGCGAGCCGATCACCACGTACGCGTCCAACTCCGTCGGAGCCGCCGCCTATCGCCAACTCGCCAGGGAGGTGCTCGCGCGGTGCCACGCCGAGTGA
- a CDS encoding nucleotidyltransferase domain-containing protein: MSALAAAQVPDLAPAVADLLGAGPELLFATVSGAHLYGFPSRDSDVDLRGVHLLRLREVIGLREGEPTRTRMWQRDGLDLDLVTHDLLKFARLMLRRNGYVLEQLLSPLVVHTTAVHAELTALAPGAVTAGHAHHYRGFATTQWRLHEKNGELKPLLYTFRGLLTGIHLMRTGRVLAHLPTLVEEVPEAPAYLPDLVAAKAEAEHGPTPELPSVRLAGDVAALHGALTAAQGASRLPEHPSAQDALHDLVVRTREAAV; the protein is encoded by the coding sequence CTGTCCGCGCTCGCGGCCGCACAGGTGCCCGACCTCGCCCCGGCCGTCGCCGACCTGCTCGGCGCCGGCCCCGAGCTGCTGTTCGCCACCGTCTCCGGCGCCCACCTGTACGGGTTCCCGTCCCGGGACTCCGACGTGGACCTGCGCGGCGTGCACCTGCTGCGCCTGCGCGAGGTCATCGGCCTGCGCGAGGGCGAACCGACGCGGACCCGGATGTGGCAGCGCGACGGCCTCGACCTGGACCTGGTCACCCACGACCTGCTGAAGTTCGCCCGGCTGATGCTGCGCCGCAACGGCTACGTGCTGGAACAACTGCTCTCGCCGCTGGTCGTCCACACCACGGCGGTCCACGCCGAGCTCACCGCCCTGGCGCCCGGAGCGGTCACGGCGGGCCACGCCCACCACTACCGCGGGTTCGCCACCACCCAGTGGCGCCTGCACGAGAAGAACGGCGAGCTCAAGCCGCTCCTGTACACGTTCCGGGGCCTGCTCACCGGCATCCACCTGATGCGCACCGGCCGGGTGCTGGCCCACCTGCCCACCCTCGTCGAGGAGGTGCCGGAAGCCCCGGCCTACCTGCCCGACCTGGTCGCCGCCAAGGCCGAGGCCGAGCACGGCCCGACCCCCGAGCTGCCCTCCGTACGCCTCGCCGGCGACGTGGCGGCCCTGCACGGTGCCCTGACCGCCGCCCAGGGCGCCTCCCGGCTCCCGGAGCACCCGAGCGCCCAGGACGCGCTCCACGACCTGGTCGTCCGCACCCGCGAGGCCGCCGTCTGA
- the scpB gene encoding SMC-Scp complex subunit ScpB has product MVVDEPATEEHLAKVLGRPRRAVGRALRELSDDYTRDGRGFDLRLVAGGWRFYTRPAFSPAVESFVLDGQQARLTQAALETLAVVAYRQPVSRSRVSAVRGVNCDGVMRTLLQRGLVEEGGTEPETGAILYGTTNYFLERMGLRSLDELPELAPFLPEAEAVEAESAEGLPSFDPDAPDDPPTTSTSITSITEP; this is encoded by the coding sequence ATGGTGGTGGACGAGCCCGCGACCGAGGAGCACCTCGCCAAGGTGCTGGGCCGGCCGCGCCGAGCGGTCGGCAGGGCGCTGCGCGAGCTGTCCGACGACTACACCCGCGACGGCAGGGGCTTCGACCTGCGGCTGGTCGCGGGGGGCTGGCGGTTCTACACCCGCCCGGCCTTCTCGCCGGCGGTGGAGAGCTTCGTGCTGGACGGCCAGCAGGCCCGGCTGACCCAGGCCGCGCTGGAGACGCTGGCGGTGGTGGCGTACCGGCAGCCGGTGAGCCGGTCCCGGGTCTCGGCGGTGCGCGGAGTGAACTGCGACGGGGTCATGCGCACCCTGCTCCAGCGCGGGCTGGTGGAGGAAGGTGGGACGGAACCCGAGACAGGTGCGATCCTGTACGGGACGACGAACTACTTCCTGGAACGCATGGGCCTGCGCAGCCTCGACGAGCTGCCCGAGCTCGCCCCGTTCCTGCCGGAGGCGGAAGCGGTCGAGGCGGAGTCCGCGGAAGGGCTCCCGTCCTTCGACCCCGACGCCCCGGACGATCCACCGACGACCTCGACCTCGATCACCTCGATTACGGAACCTTGA